A section of the Ornithinimicrobium sufpigmenti genome encodes:
- a CDS encoding SAF domain-containing protein: MAKKFDTTEGQGGTGGSLPPNTTPPTAEPTAVAAPPKLRRRPLLALAGLGLVVMGALLAVWVYLSNTDATSAVAVRDTVLRGETITAADLMTVQVSPDPALQLVPAGDLDSFVGKRAARDLSAGALLTPDAAAEQVVPGAGESVVGLALTSGLMPGEPLMVGDRVRVVATPGQAGDPAVFESADAVFGAEVVGVTASVESPQTVVSVLVPEQDAARIAQWASAGRAAVVLDSREGD; encoded by the coding sequence ATGGCGAAGAAGTTCGACACGACGGAGGGCCAGGGCGGCACCGGCGGGTCCTTGCCGCCTAACACCACACCACCCACAGCCGAGCCGACCGCGGTGGCGGCGCCACCGAAGTTGCGCCGCCGTCCGTTGCTGGCTCTGGCGGGTCTGGGCCTGGTGGTGATGGGCGCACTGCTGGCGGTGTGGGTGTACCTGTCCAACACCGATGCCACGAGTGCGGTGGCGGTGCGGGACACGGTGCTGCGGGGGGAGACGATCACCGCAGCGGACCTGATGACGGTCCAGGTGTCCCCGGACCCGGCCCTGCAGCTGGTGCCGGCCGGCGATCTGGACTCCTTCGTCGGTAAGCGTGCCGCCCGCGATCTGTCCGCTGGTGCGCTGCTGACCCCCGATGCGGCCGCCGAGCAGGTCGTGCCCGGGGCTGGTGAGTCCGTGGTGGGTCTGGCGCTGACGTCCGGGCTGATGCCTGGGGAGCCGTTGATGGTGGGGGACCGGGTGCGGGTGGTGGCCACCCCCGGCCAGGCCGGGGACCCTGCGGTGTTCGAGTCCGCCGACGCCGTGTTCGGGGCTGAGGTGGTCGGAGTGACTGCCTCGGTGGAGTCGCCGCAGACGGTGGTGTCGGTCCTGGTCCCGGAGCAGGACGCGGCACGGATCGCGCAGTGGGCCTCCGCGGGGCGGGCCGCGGTGGTGCTGGACAGCCGGGAGGGCGACTGA